The following coding sequences lie in one Arachis ipaensis cultivar K30076 chromosome B03, Araip1.1, whole genome shotgun sequence genomic window:
- the LOC110269444 gene encoding uncharacterized protein LOC110269444, with protein MTPFIEYLEFKILHEEQKEAKRIQREIQNCTLVHNALYRRGVSTPLLKCVPTCKTEEVLEEVHNGICENHLGARSLARKVIRARFFWPTLQKDVTDFVRKCPPCQMHANFRIAPPEELISITSPWPFAKLGLDLLGLFPKPLDKLSTSSPEWTTSPNG; from the coding sequence ATGACTCCCTTTATCGAATATCTTGAATTCAAAATCCTTCATGAGGAGCAAAAGGAGGCTAAAAGAATTCAGAGGGAAATACAAAACTGCACATTAGTACATAATGCCCTTTATAGAAGGGGAGTGTCCACACCCTTGCTGAAATGTGTTCCGACCTGCAAAACTGAAGAGGTCTTGGAAGAAGTGCATAATGGCATATGTGAAAACCATCTTGGAGCTCGGTCCCTAGCTAGAAAAGTGATCCGAGCCAGATTCTTTTGGCCTACCTTACAAAAAGATGTGACCGACTTTGTCAGAAAATGTCCACCTTGCCAGATGCATGCCAACTTCCGAATTGCTCCCCCAGAAGAACTCATTAGCATAAcctctccatggccttttgcgaAATTGGGGTTGGACCTACTCGGACTTTTCCCTAAGCCGCTGGACAAGTTAAGTACCTCATCGCCGGAGTGGACTACTTCACCAAATGGATAG